From Leptolyngbya sp. NIES-3755, one genomic window encodes:
- a CDS encoding adenylate/guanylate cyclase (similar to AA sequence:cyanobase_aa:Tery_2857): MRGVAFRSIQTRIIVAVTILIVAIVTVMTWLWISAETEFYRSQKIQQAKSLALGFGSTLQGEVVEENWANMRIKLNIFLKGDEDLVYAMVHDLKKQQIAAAAPPELAGSFITDVVPVTVSQNAIRLSNHQNSQVRISETYLLRNIEFPPKKLRGQEGEPIIEAAADIVTSTSPPTVVGVFRVGVTLRSLDAQITKTVKRTLAVGAIALFFGGTAAYYLAWRLSQPILKLRQSAAQIAAGDLTHRVPIRSRDELGALARSFNEMSDSLQISFGQLQQTLDSFERFVPEKFLQVIAPRGIENIAVGEYAKRNMTILFSDIRGYTSLSESQTAEETFHFLNEYIACVGAAIEENGGFIDKYIGDAVMALFDEPHTDGALKAAIAMQAALKTFNQKRLQQGLQPVESGIGIHYGEVVMGTIGFVSRIDSTVIGDAVNVSSRIEGLTKQYNCEILVTDAVVEALFNPDTFYLELVKDAVKVKGKVTAIAIYQLHPVLAIL, encoded by the coding sequence ATGAGAGGGGTTGCTTTCCGGTCGATTCAGACTCGAATCATTGTTGCAGTGACGATTTTGATTGTTGCGATCGTCACTGTGATGACTTGGCTATGGATCAGCGCGGAGACTGAGTTTTATCGATCTCAAAAAATCCAGCAAGCGAAATCATTAGCGCTAGGATTTGGTTCTACACTCCAGGGCGAAGTGGTTGAAGAGAATTGGGCAAATATGCGGATTAAGCTCAACATCTTTCTCAAAGGCGATGAGGATTTGGTCTATGCGATGGTGCATGATTTGAAGAAACAACAAATCGCGGCGGCGGCTCCTCCTGAGCTTGCAGGTTCGTTCATTACAGATGTTGTGCCTGTTACGGTCAGCCAGAACGCGATTCGCCTTAGTAATCATCAAAATTCTCAGGTGAGAATTTCGGAAACTTACCTTTTACGGAACATTGAATTTCCACCGAAGAAGCTGCGAGGACAGGAAGGTGAGCCAATTATCGAAGCAGCGGCAGATATTGTTACTTCAACAAGTCCACCAACTGTCGTTGGAGTTTTTCGGGTTGGTGTTACACTGCGAAGTCTCGATGCACAAATTACTAAGACGGTGAAGAGAACTTTGGCAGTTGGCGCGATCGCATTATTTTTCGGGGGCACTGCTGCTTACTATCTAGCATGGCGATTGAGTCAGCCGATTCTAAAATTGCGTCAGAGTGCGGCTCAAATTGCTGCGGGTGATTTGACGCATCGTGTTCCGATCCGCAGTCGAGATGAATTAGGTGCTCTAGCTCGATCGTTTAATGAGATGTCTGATTCGCTTCAGATTTCGTTTGGACAATTGCAGCAGACATTGGATTCTTTTGAGCGATTTGTGCCAGAGAAGTTTCTACAAGTGATTGCACCGCGTGGGATTGAGAATATTGCAGTCGGTGAGTATGCGAAGCGAAATATGACGATTTTATTTTCGGATATTCGCGGCTATACTTCGCTGTCAGAGTCTCAAACGGCTGAGGAGACGTTTCATTTTTTGAATGAGTACATTGCTTGTGTTGGAGCAGCGATCGAGGAAAATGGTGGTTTCATTGATAAGTACATTGGCGATGCGGTAATGGCACTGTTTGATGAGCCGCATACAGATGGTGCTTTGAAAGCTGCGATCGCAATGCAAGCAGCACTCAAGACTTTTAATCAAAAACGGCTACAGCAGGGGCTTCAACCTGTAGAAAGCGGGATTGGGATTCACTATGGCGAAGTCGTGATGGGAACGATTGGATTTGTGTCGCGGATTGATTCGACGGTGATTGGGGATGCGGTGAATGTGTCTTCTCGAATTGAAGGATTAACGAAACAGTACAATTGTGAGATCCTAGTGACAGATGCTGTGGTTGAGGCTCTGTTTAACCCTGACACATTTTATCTGGAGCTAGTTAAGGATGCTGTGAAAGTGAAAGGAAAAGTAACTGCGATCGCAATCTATCAACTACACCCAGTTCTCGCAATCTTGTGA
- a CDS encoding hypothetical protein (hypothetical protein HGR_06401;~similar to AA sequence:cyanobase_aa:LBDG_49570) has product MKNIQVIDRAVNCAYDVYRATDEEFLKIFPAPDQDIQFNDEIEDDPEIRQILARLWKRRLNKSEVQGIHGTLFYQLPEKKPFYPNRKEQDLTANRSRSQDCENWV; this is encoded by the coding sequence ATGAAAAACATTCAAGTCATCGATCGCGCTGTGAACTGTGCTTATGATGTTTATCGTGCGACCGATGAGGAATTTCTCAAGATCTTTCCAGCACCCGATCAAGATATTCAGTTCAATGATGAGATTGAAGACGATCCTGAAATTCGGCAAATTCTCGCCCGACTATGGAAGAGACGCTTAAACAAATCAGAGGTGCAAGGCATTCACGGAACTCTATTCTATCAACTTCCTGAGAAAAAGCCGTTTTACCCGAACAGAAAGGAGCAGGATTTGACAGCCAATCGGAGTCGATCACAAGATTGCGAGAACTGGGTGTAG
- a CDS encoding hypothetical protein (similar to AA sequence:cyanobase_aa:LBDG_49560) — translation MFQRFTIGLLSLVPLIAVPAVAQTACQSLYPPGLSDQVTRLPISPEFEQQIRAIWQAEIAIEFLRANRPDRLDQINDTIRLQMKLSPEALTTLKLLQTLAVGKTNDAIALFPRVEPSRLNSPAVSLQLLELPLKDRTQWVLKVLETMPESSSYLELEKTDWLLNLVAQHQEANHQKQALELLEKARLRTGKIRTVTLIRVAEAYRKLGKPDIARSILDTVPARIETEARSLDDSAKIFSLVNLGHQLALLGQSQKSLSYLTQAETLLRKSPTSIYQSSVQLLALGYAASGRSTKAFEVTKLLQPNHIDLAHALVAKQAAELGDDRLAIQAIQRIRPEATKAWSFDRQPLTVLPEIVEFYAKAGKFDLAQQVTASIQAPLFRLKSLATIVKYADRANQSTIANRIVTQMLQSTSQANTSVFEVADHLIKAGAVNRVRQLLSQVSPKDLKSQFKIAYLYARIGDFQTANQRLDVINVDREVTAQTAPPTANQYEAHFELAPLPISGLGSFFSSARFAPPAVSIPAPQQKQFDKPATILIAKPSFATVTANRFAILGALAKHYAIAQNFQKATALIEQIPNQYCTFKSDVLAQVTKSAIAADQLEIALDALQKSDRLNQRASQPDPNFVRMQLIAIAKRYSQRNQFKEAALLLESALTLI, via the coding sequence ATGTTTCAACGGTTTACGATCGGGCTTCTCTCTTTGGTTCCATTGATCGCAGTCCCCGCAGTTGCTCAAACGGCTTGTCAAAGTCTCTATCCTCCAGGGCTTTCGGATCAAGTGACTCGTTTGCCAATTTCACCGGAGTTTGAACAGCAAATTCGAGCAATCTGGCAAGCTGAGATCGCGATCGAGTTTCTTCGCGCCAATCGTCCGGATCGTCTCGATCAAATTAATGACACGATTCGATTGCAGATGAAGCTTTCACCCGAAGCTTTGACGACATTAAAGCTGTTGCAGACTCTAGCGGTCGGAAAAACAAATGATGCGATCGCGCTTTTTCCAAGGGTTGAACCTTCACGGCTAAACTCACCTGCTGTGTCTCTCCAGCTTCTAGAACTGCCGTTAAAAGATAGAACACAGTGGGTACTCAAAGTACTCGAAACAATGCCAGAGTCATCGAGCTACCTTGAGTTAGAGAAAACCGATTGGCTGCTAAATTTAGTCGCTCAACATCAAGAAGCAAACCATCAAAAGCAAGCACTAGAGCTATTAGAGAAAGCTCGACTTCGTACAGGCAAAATCAGGACTGTAACCTTAATTCGAGTGGCAGAAGCTTATCGCAAGTTGGGAAAACCGGACATTGCCCGATCGATACTCGACACTGTACCTGCTCGAATCGAAACTGAAGCACGATCGCTTGACGACTCCGCCAAAATTTTCAGTCTAGTGAATTTGGGGCATCAACTTGCACTACTCGGTCAATCGCAAAAATCACTTTCCTATCTCACTCAAGCGGAAACGTTGTTGCGGAAATCTCCAACCTCAATTTATCAGTCGTCCGTTCAATTATTAGCCTTGGGTTATGCTGCTTCGGGTCGATCGACAAAAGCATTTGAAGTGACCAAATTGCTGCAACCCAATCACATAGATTTAGCCCATGCGTTAGTGGCAAAACAGGCGGCAGAATTGGGGGACGATCGTTTAGCAATCCAAGCCATTCAGCGGATTCGACCCGAAGCAACAAAAGCTTGGAGCTTTGACAGACAACCGCTGACCGTATTACCGGAGATTGTCGAATTCTATGCAAAAGCAGGCAAGTTCGATCTAGCTCAACAGGTCACAGCTTCGATTCAGGCTCCATTATTTCGGCTCAAATCGCTGGCAACGATCGTGAAATATGCCGATCGTGCGAATCAATCGACGATCGCGAATCGGATCGTGACTCAAATGTTGCAGTCTACTTCTCAAGCAAATACTTCAGTGTTTGAAGTGGCTGATCACTTAATTAAAGCTGGTGCAGTCAATCGAGTGCGGCAGCTTCTCAGTCAAGTTTCACCCAAAGATCTAAAATCTCAGTTTAAGATCGCTTATCTCTATGCACGAATTGGCGATTTTCAGACTGCGAATCAGCGATTAGATGTAATTAACGTCGATCGTGAAGTTACTGCTCAGACTGCTCCTCCAACTGCAAATCAGTACGAAGCTCATTTTGAACTTGCTCCATTACCCATTAGTGGACTGGGATCGTTCTTTTCTTCCGCTCGGTTCGCTCCACCGGCTGTATCAATTCCTGCTCCTCAGCAAAAACAATTCGACAAACCCGCAACAATTCTAATCGCAAAGCCTTCTTTTGCAACCGTGACAGCAAATCGATTTGCCATTCTGGGCGCATTAGCGAAACATTATGCGATCGCTCAAAATTTCCAGAAAGCGACTGCCCTGATCGAACAAATTCCAAATCAATATTGCACATTCAAATCTGATGTTCTCGCACAGGTCACAAAAAGCGCGATCGCGGCTGACCAGTTAGAAATCGCTCTTGATGCCTTGCAAAAGAGCGATCGCTTAAATCAACGTGCTTCACAACCTGATCCGAACTTCGTCAGAATGCAACTCATCGCGATCGCGAAACGCTACTCCCAGCGAAATCAATTCAAAGAAGCTGCTCTTTTATTAGAATCTGCACTCACTCTAATTTGA
- a CDS encoding hypothetical protein (similar to AA sequence:cyanobase_aa:LBDG_49560) has translation MLQRFTIGLLTFSLAQSVSVPTIAQTRPTPACKNSIAVSQSASLIYPTGSVRGISLQQAEQRAAIAIEFLRANRPDRANQVNEALRSRLELSASEMAVLRTIQYLEAGKNQAAIALFPELKRPEAYRRSISLQLERIPLQAKAAWILQAVDYFPEPDEDEINYQQQWNLPTLKAEWMLLLAESYRTQGKATEAVKILDQARMLLNWNNNAEALQFVEAYRKAEQPEKARTILTPIAAQLLRGIEAQPGETVRPKAIQNLIKAGHELALLEQSSEALPLLNQAEALIKSVDRSNVKPLQQLLVLAYAAAGQTTQALQIVQTLDSPDARENYVALAKQSAELGDSRSAQQFLQSIRDQWTASRASFDVVKLLTDAELFPAAYDIATSIADSQMRLEAMATIVKRADQAKQSALSTQIIAEMQRVKSGEFSGFQRLDTIRALVQVGERTRVRSLLAELVQQPDLAWLNLQIAEQYAAIGEFDQATRLIDQQRTNRVQSKISVLPVPVVAPPLDLPIDQLSTPLGVFFSNVLFDVNLPQRAPDTRPVQRRISPIPSILSKQSKKPRAIQPPPKLPPILRLTPEENRALDEARYIRAYAQARNFTKAANLLAQIPDHLCLFKAELFDHIAIAALEAGQLETALNGFQQAKRLSQRASRVSSERIDRFIAIAKLYSERNRTTEAIRLLETTLALLSNR, from the coding sequence ATGTTGCAACGCTTTACGATCGGACTCCTCACCTTTTCTCTAGCTCAATCGGTTTCTGTTCCCACGATCGCCCAAACCCGCCCCACGCCTGCTTGCAAAAATTCTATTGCAGTTTCCCAATCTGCATCTCTCATCTATCCAACTGGTTCGGTTCGAGGAATCTCACTCCAACAAGCGGAGCAACGCGCTGCAATTGCGATTGAGTTCCTTCGTGCTAATCGTCCGGATCGGGCGAACCAAGTCAACGAAGCACTGCGATCGCGGCTTGAACTCTCAGCGTCTGAAATGGCAGTTTTGAGAACGATTCAGTACTTAGAAGCTGGCAAAAATCAAGCTGCGATTGCGCTATTTCCCGAACTTAAACGACCAGAAGCATATCGTCGATCGATCTCGCTTCAACTCGAAAGAATTCCACTACAAGCAAAAGCTGCCTGGATTCTACAAGCGGTTGACTATTTTCCAGAACCTGACGAAGACGAGATAAACTATCAACAGCAGTGGAATCTTCCAACTCTTAAAGCGGAATGGATGCTGCTACTTGCTGAAAGCTATCGCACTCAAGGCAAGGCAACCGAAGCTGTGAAAATTCTTGACCAGGCTCGAATGCTCCTGAACTGGAACAACAATGCAGAAGCGCTGCAATTTGTCGAAGCTTATCGCAAAGCTGAACAACCCGAAAAGGCTCGAACAATTCTAACCCCGATCGCGGCTCAGTTGTTACGTGGGATTGAAGCCCAACCTGGAGAAACCGTCAGACCAAAAGCGATTCAGAACCTGATCAAAGCGGGTCACGAACTCGCGTTGCTGGAACAATCCTCTGAAGCTTTACCACTCTTGAATCAAGCCGAAGCTTTGATCAAATCTGTCGATCGTAGCAATGTAAAACCGCTTCAGCAGTTGCTAGTTCTCGCTTATGCTGCCGCAGGTCAAACCACACAAGCCCTTCAAATCGTTCAAACCTTAGATTCTCCTGATGCAAGAGAGAACTATGTCGCTCTAGCAAAACAATCCGCAGAACTCGGTGATAGTCGCAGCGCTCAACAGTTTCTCCAATCCATCCGAGATCAATGGACAGCCTCACGCGCATCGTTTGATGTTGTCAAGCTTTTGACTGATGCAGAACTCTTTCCTGCCGCTTATGACATCGCAACCTCGATCGCTGATTCTCAAATGCGCCTCGAAGCAATGGCAACGATCGTAAAACGTGCTGACCAAGCGAAACAGTCTGCTCTCAGCACTCAAATCATTGCTGAAATGCAGCGAGTCAAATCCGGCGAGTTTTCAGGATTCCAGCGGCTTGACACGATTCGCGCCCTGGTTCAAGTGGGAGAACGAACCCGTGTCCGCTCCCTTCTTGCTGAACTGGTTCAGCAGCCCGATCTGGCTTGGTTAAATTTGCAAATTGCAGAACAATACGCAGCGATCGGAGAATTCGATCAAGCCACACGATTGATTGATCAACAGCGAACCAACCGAGTTCAATCTAAAATTTCAGTGTTGCCAGTCCCGGTCGTTGCTCCACCGCTCGATCTCCCCATTGACCAACTCTCTACACCTCTAGGCGTGTTCTTTTCCAATGTCCTTTTCGATGTGAATCTTCCCCAACGTGCGCCAGACACAAGACCTGTTCAACGGCGAATTTCACCGATTCCATCAATCCTATCAAAGCAATCCAAGAAGCCAAGAGCCATTCAACCACCCCCCAAACTACCCCCAATCTTACGGCTGACTCCTGAAGAGAACCGTGCCTTAGACGAAGCTCGATACATCCGCGCCTATGCTCAAGCTCGTAACTTTACCAAAGCCGCTAACCTGCTTGCTCAAATCCCCGATCATCTTTGCCTGTTCAAAGCAGAGTTATTTGATCACATCGCGATCGCAGCACTCGAAGCCGGACAATTAGAAACTGCACTGAATGGGTTTCAACAGGCTAAGCGTCTTTCCCAGCGTGCGAGTCGAGTCAGTTCTGAGCGAATTGATCGGTTTATTGCGATCGCAAAACTTTACTCTGAACGCAACCGAACTACAGAAGCGATTCGATTACTAGAAACGACCTTAGCTCTACTATCGAATCGCTAA
- a CDS encoding hypothetical protein (similar to AA sequence:cyanobase_aa:Ava_3265), giving the protein MSLTGTAGNDSLIGSTTNDTLSGRTGNDYLDGRGGADTYLFSRGDGHDTIDDNSNDTSIDQLLFSGTGLTSTNVVVTRVGDSNDLRISFGGTSDAVTLKKQVYGGGNSLNYGVERVRFSNGVIWTEEQLWNSYLTQGATSNDRLQGTNLSNTLRGGLGNDYLDGQAGADIYLFSRGDGHDTIDDSSNDSSIDQLVFSGTGLTAGNVIVTRLGDSNDLRISFGGTSDAVTLKKQVYGGGNSLNYGVERVRFSDGVIWTEEQLWNAYLTQGAAGNDRLEGTRSSNTLRGGLGNDYLDGQAGADTYLFNRGDGYDTIDDSSNDTSIDQLVFSGAGLTAGNAIVTRIDGTNDLRISFKGNLSDTVILKKQIYGSGNVLNYGIERIKFSDGVVWTEAQLWNTYRNQPNQTLSGTLNSDTLVGGAGDDKLSGLGGNDSLRGGLGSDYLDGGAGADTYLFQLGDGADTIFDNSNDTSLDQLVFSGTGLTVANAIVTRTDGTNDLQISFGGGLSESIVLKNQLFLGFASNYGVESIKFSDGTIWNEAQLWNSYLTRGAATDDDLRGTPVSNTLRGGLGNDYLDGDNGADTYLFQLGDGADILYDSSNDAAIDQLVLSGAGLTAGNAIVDRIDGTNDLQLSFSGLSESIVLKNQLFLGFASNYGVESIKFSDGTTWNEAQLWNAYLTRGAATDDNLVGTPGNNVLRGGLGNDYLDGKNGADTYLFNALDGADIIDDSSPDASVDVLVLSGAGLESTNVRATRVNTDDVQLSFGGSSASILLKNQLFSGLSANYGVESIRFSNGTTWTEAQLRSALS; this is encoded by the coding sequence ATGAGTCTAACGGGCACTGCTGGAAATGATTCGCTCATCGGCAGCACCACAAATGATACTTTGTCGGGACGAACTGGCAATGATTATTTGGATGGTCGCGGTGGAGCAGATACCTATCTCTTTAGTCGGGGAGATGGTCATGATACGATTGACGACAACAGCAATGATACGAGCATTGATCAACTGCTCTTTTCTGGGACGGGGCTAACCTCTACGAATGTTGTGGTTACTCGTGTGGGAGATAGCAATGATTTGAGAATCTCCTTTGGCGGAACCTCAGATGCGGTGACGCTCAAAAAACAAGTGTACGGTGGCGGAAATAGCCTCAATTATGGAGTTGAGCGCGTTCGATTCAGTAATGGTGTGATCTGGACAGAGGAACAACTCTGGAACTCTTACCTAACCCAAGGTGCTACGTCCAATGATAGATTGCAAGGTACAAATCTAAGCAACACCTTAAGAGGGGGTCTAGGCAACGATTACTTGGATGGACAAGCAGGAGCAGATATCTATCTCTTCAGTCGGGGAGATGGTCACGATACGATCGATGACAGCAGCAATGATTCGAGCATTGATCAATTGGTGTTTTCTGGGACTGGACTAACAGCGGGAAATGTGATCGTCACTCGTCTGGGGGATAGCAATGATTTGAGAATCTCCTTTGGCGGAACCTCAGATGCGGTGACGCTCAAAAAACAGGTGTACGGTGGTGGGAATAGTCTCAACTACGGAGTTGAGCGCGTTCGATTCAGTGATGGCGTGATTTGGACGGAAGAACAACTCTGGAATGCTTATCTCACTCAGGGAGCCGCAGGAAACGATCGACTGGAAGGCACAAGAAGCAGTAACACGCTGAGAGGCGGTTTGGGCAATGACTATCTCGATGGTCAAGCAGGAGCCGATACTTACCTGTTTAATCGCGGCGATGGTTACGATACCATCGATGACAGCAGCAATGATACGAGCATTGATCAGTTGGTGTTTTCTGGGGCTGGACTGACGGCAGGAAATGCGATCGTTACTCGCATCGATGGCACGAATGATCTCCGAATTTCTTTCAAGGGCAATCTTTCCGACACGGTAATTCTCAAAAAGCAAATTTACGGTTCTGGAAATGTTTTGAACTATGGCATCGAGCGGATCAAGTTCAGTGACGGTGTAGTGTGGACTGAAGCACAACTTTGGAATACTTACCGAAATCAGCCGAATCAGACGCTATCCGGAACACTCAACAGCGATACGCTAGTCGGTGGAGCCGGAGACGATAAACTCTCAGGTCTGGGCGGAAATGACTCGCTAAGAGGCGGTTTGGGTAGTGATTATCTCGATGGTGGCGCTGGCGCAGATACTTATCTGTTTCAGCTTGGAGACGGTGCAGATACAATCTTTGACAATAGCAATGATACAAGCCTTGATCAGCTTGTATTCTCTGGGACAGGATTGACAGTAGCAAATGCGATCGTCACTCGCACTGATGGCACAAATGATTTGCAGATTTCTTTCGGCGGCGGTCTTTCTGAGTCGATCGTGCTGAAAAATCAACTGTTTCTTGGATTTGCCAGCAACTACGGCGTTGAAAGCATCAAGTTCAGTGATGGAACCATCTGGAACGAGGCACAACTTTGGAACAGCTATCTGACTCGTGGGGCTGCAACCGACGACGATTTGCGGGGAACTCCGGTCAGCAATACCTTACGAGGTGGACTGGGCAATGATTATCTCGATGGCGACAATGGCGCGGATACCTATCTTTTTCAGCTTGGAGATGGCGCAGATATACTCTATGACAGTAGCAATGATGCTGCGATCGATCAACTTGTTCTATCAGGGGCAGGATTGACAGCAGGAAATGCGATCGTCGATCGTATCGACGGCACGAATGATTTGCAGCTTTCGTTTAGCGGTCTTTCTGAATCGATCGTCCTGAAGAATCAACTGTTTCTTGGATTCGCCAGCAATTACGGCGTTGAAAGCATTAAGTTCAGTGATGGAACAACCTGGAATGAGGCACAACTTTGGAATGCCTATCTAACTCGTGGGGCTGCAACCGATGATAATCTAGTCGGTACACCTGGTAATAATGTCTTGCGGGGTGGACTGGGCAATGACTACCTCGATGGTAAAAATGGTGCAGATACCTACCTTTTCAATGCGCTTGATGGTGCGGATATCATCGATGATAGTAGTCCTGATGCAAGTGTAGATGTGCTGGTATTATCGGGAGCAGGTCTCGAATCGACAAATGTTCGGGCAACTCGTGTGAATACTGACGATGTGCAGCTTTCTTTTGGTGGAAGTTCAGCATCGATTCTGCTGAAGAATCAACTCTTTAGCGGTCTTTCTGCAAACTATGGGGTTGAAAGTATCCGGTTCAGCAATGGAACGACTTGGACAGAAGCTCAACTCCGGAGTGCGCTGAGCTAA
- a CDS encoding hypothetical protein (hypothetical protein CY0110_03764;~similar to AA sequence:cyanobase_aa:LBDG_49550) encodes MLLNLSLPAKITSSLTLISLMSLSIGCNQTVQSKAIPSAVETPASTPVIAQSPSEPSQSLPESNEIANSTILEGRYWIGHTGQALEVEGDRYRYETEGGTQPWRSITELQAVKEGVIYDGNSYWCLSSMAPQGQVASCSEKGWITTPESNPL; translated from the coding sequence ATGCTTCTCAATCTATCACTCCCCGCAAAGATTACTTCAAGCTTAACCTTGATTAGTCTCATGAGCTTATCTATCGGCTGTAATCAGACTGTTCAATCTAAAGCGATTCCTTCTGCTGTGGAAACTCCTGCATCAACGCCTGTCATTGCTCAGAGTCCATCAGAGCCATCACAGAGCTTACCCGAATCCAACGAAATCGCAAACTCTACAATTTTAGAAGGGCGATATTGGATTGGGCACACAGGTCAAGCATTGGAAGTCGAAGGCGATCGCTATCGATACGAAACCGAAGGCGGAACACAACCTTGGCGATCGATTACCGAACTACAAGCGGTGAAAGAAGGTGTGATCTATGACGGAAATAGCTATTGGTGCTTATCGAGCATGGCTCCTCAAGGTCAAGTTGCGTCTTGTTCTGAAAAAGGCTGGATTACTACACCAGAATCCAATCCTCTCTGA
- a CDS encoding hypothetical protein (hypothetical protein Geob_1732;~similar to AA sequence:cyanobase_aa:LBDG_05720) codes for MDNRIKSRQRDRIFRAALVAGLSFLPTILSGSTSFALGQEPSPMTRSNIRSYIGLTYRTLPKGFQDNGGWVVKGGRYRADFVQRGNTRMIWFTKVLKWNRGGAVPVQVVDVMELPTFPRSQELHFAFCTFKGEDDREIFAIAEATDEDIRTNICRAWRANTKTEKIESISPKGVACKQI; via the coding sequence ATGGACAACCGAATCAAATCTAGACAACGCGATCGCATTTTTCGAGCCGCTTTAGTTGCAGGTTTGTCATTCTTACCCACCATTTTGTCTGGCTCAACCTCATTCGCTTTGGGTCAAGAACCATCGCCTATGACTCGATCGAACATTCGCTCTTACATCGGACTAACCTACCGAACTCTACCCAAAGGATTCCAAGATAACGGAGGCTGGGTCGTGAAAGGTGGTCGATATCGAGCAGATTTTGTGCAGCGAGGCAATACCAGAATGATCTGGTTTACTAAAGTTCTCAAATGGAATCGGGGTGGGGCTGTTCCGGTGCAAGTGGTAGACGTGATGGAGTTACCCACATTTCCACGATCGCAGGAACTCCACTTCGCTTTCTGCACCTTCAAGGGGGAAGACGATCGAGAGATTTTTGCGATCGCAGAAGCGACAGACGAAGACATCCGCACCAATATTTGTCGAGCTTGGAGAGCTAACACAAAGACCGAAAAGATTGAATCGATTAGCCCTAAAGGAGTTGCTTGCAAACAGATTTAA
- a CDS encoding hypothetical protein (protein of unknown function DUF306 Meta and HslJ;~similar to AA sequence:cyanobase_aa:PCC8801_3778), producing the protein MFQRFSIKNIASALAGGIAVSTLYGVAAQALPTPATSQPINPIGQSVPFEGMTWQLSEWRQSNRDRISLLPKNPITIRFDGRRVGGSSGCNSYTADYQVQNGQLRVIGDFISTMMACTVEVGVRENEFRTILKSPRLSIRPAKNRLTLNYSTAQGSGVLVFAPVQSKLQNTSWQLRSLNTFAI; encoded by the coding sequence ATGTTCCAAAGATTTAGCATCAAAAATATTGCTTCTGCATTAGCAGGTGGAATTGCAGTTAGCACTTTGTATGGAGTTGCGGCTCAGGCTCTTCCAACGCCTGCAACTTCTCAGCCGATTAATCCGATCGGACAATCGGTTCCCTTTGAAGGAATGACTTGGCAGCTTTCCGAATGGCGACAATCAAACCGCGATCGTATTTCGCTCCTGCCCAAGAATCCGATTACGATTCGATTTGATGGCAGAAGGGTTGGAGGTTCATCTGGATGCAATTCTTATACCGCAGATTACCAGGTGCAAAACGGTCAACTACGAGTGATTGGAGATTTCATTTCCACGATGATGGCGTGTACTGTGGAAGTTGGTGTGCGAGAAAATGAGTTTAGGACGATTCTAAAATCGCCTCGACTCTCGATTCGTCCAGCTAAAAATCGACTGACACTGAACTATTCAACGGCGCAAGGCAGCGGCGTTTTAGTGTTCGCCCCCGTTCAGTCGAAGCTACAAAACACAAGCTGGCAACTTCGCTCGCTCAACACTTTTGCAATTTAG